DNA from Leptospira mayottensis 200901116:
TAAACGAAGAATTCGGATTTCCTCTTCTCACCTCTAAGAACTTCAAACTAAAAGCGGCTAGTACATTTATATTATATGGAATTCTAATATTACTGTTTTATTTCCATCTTCCTAAAAAGAGAAAAATTCGATTCCATAAAGGAAGGATAATCAGTTTTCTTTTCGTATTTTGGATTAGTTTGATTGTTTTAAATCTATCTGACTTTCCCTATGAAAAATTCCTATTATATCTTCCAAGAGAATGGATTTTTTGGACCTGGAAGATTATTAAACAATTCACGCATACTTTGCCCTTGTTAGTTTTTCCTCTATTATACGACTTTTATAGATACAAAACGAATCCTGTTCCATTTGAAAAAAGAAGAAATCCTTCTTATTATCCGATTTTAATTCTCGCTGTGATAATCTCGGCAATCGGTTCTTTTATTCCAGGTTTTAAAGAATTTTATCCAAGGGCTCCAATTACAAACGAACGGCTATTGTATCACGCGACTTGGTTCACGACTCTTATTTTTGAAATCGTATACCTTTACACTTTTTATTTTACGGAATTCTTTTTTAGAAAATTCCTAATTCGATATTTGAGTGTCGTAGGTCGTTATCACGCGGTAGGAATGGCGGCTTTAATTTACGGCATGGTTCACTTCCAAAAACCGAGAGGAGAAATTCTAAGTTCTTTTTTCGGAGGGTTGTTAATGGGGGCTTTGAGTATTAGGACTCATTCGATTCGAGGTGGACTTTACGCACATATCGTGCTCGCAGCCGGTATGGAGTTTTTTACCGGGATTTATATTTGGGATAAATTATTTTGATTTCTTAGAGTCTTCCGAATTTATCAGAACTTATCTTACTGCTCGAACGCATGGAAAAAAGACTGTAATAACTTTATTTCAAAAGTTAGAATGTTAGATCTTCTTCAAAAAAGCCAACAATTTTGGATTCGGTGCAACTTTGTGAGGACTTCTATATCTTTGTAAAATTGTCCCTTAATTTTTGGTACCATTTTTATGCGTTCGAGTAGTAAATACTGTTTACCCATTTAAAGCATTACCTTTATGTATGTAAAAATTTATTCTAAAAACTCCTGCTGCTACCTATTCCTGGAACCTTCTATACAACGTTGGATTTTGAACCGAACATCGGGAAGTATATACCTCCATTGAACTCCTGTTCTTACTCGGTAAAATATCTCTGCCATGGCTACTCTATCATCCAATCGTGAACAGCCACCTTTATGTGAATTATGATTTCTCTTGGGTAACAAGGGATGAAGACGTTTCTAAATTCCTTCAGGGATATCTAAATGACCTAACTCTGATTTCATTGGTCAAATCTGTATTATACATTAATGTGTACAAGAAGGCTTTTGGATACGCTCTTAAATGAATCTTAAGAAACTCTTACTTATAACAGGAAATAAGGTGAATTCTTTTCAGAATTTTTCATCTTTCCGATTTCCAATCACTCAAAAACTTTTCGAATCGAATTCTGGTCTTTTTTTCAACTCTTGAAAGTAAAGAATTGCAAAATTTATATCTTCAAAAATTATTATTTACCATGCAATTGAGCACAGCTTTTTCAGATTTTATTTTAAGTTTTGTCTCTATCTTTGTCGCGATTCAAATTAAAAATATAACTTCTTATCCAAGAGTCGTTGGTTTTTTCGGATTTATTGCGATAGGAATTTCCGCCGGATTAGGAACGATTCATTTTCTGGGAGTCGAGATTCTAGATCCAATCTATCGTTTCTCGGTAGGGTTTGCTTCTTTTGTTGGAGTACCTTTAATTGGTACCGGTTTCTTCCATATCGGAATCAAGAAATTGGAAAAGAATTTTATTTATCCGGTTGCGGGAGTTTTTATTTTTCTTTATATAATTTTCGGTTATGTTTTTCTTTTCCCACTTTTATCCACGGTTTTGGGAGGAATTGCAATGATTACGGTAATTCTTGTTTGTATTCGTAAAAATTCGGGAGAGACAAAGATCCCAGCACTTTATGGAATTTTGGGAGCAATTCTTTTCATCCTCGCAGGACTTGTAATAGGAACAACAGGTTCCAGAGGACCTATCTTAAACGTGGATATTTTTCATATCGTTCTCGCCGTCGCCGTCTACTCCCTGAGTGTCTCCCTCAAAAGATTGAGCTAAGAGCCATCGTTAAAACATTAGAATATTATAATACAAATAATAGATTTTTTCTCTGAAAAAATCAAGACGATCCATAGTCTTCCAAAATTTTTAGAAAGTAAGTATTTATTTCAAAGACGATTTACAGTGTAACGAAATGAAATTTAAAAATGA
Protein-coding regions in this window:
- a CDS encoding type II CAAX prenyl endopeptidase Rce1 family protein codes for the protein MEIVSILKGFFRKNSKIYILLFGFYGSLFLILFLNEEFGFPLLTSKNFKLKAASTFILYGILILLFYFHLPKKRKIRFHKGRIISFLFVFWISLIVLNLSDFPYEKFLLYLPREWIFWTWKIIKQFTHTLPLLVFPLLYDFYRYKTNPVPFEKRRNPSYYPILILAVIISAIGSFIPGFKEFYPRAPITNERLLYHATWFTTLIFEIVYLYTFYFTEFFFRKFLIRYLSVVGRYHAVGMAALIYGMVHFQKPRGEILSSFFGGLLMGALSIRTHSIRGGLYAHIVLAAGMEFFTGIYIWDKLF